Proteins encoded by one window of Winogradskyella sp. PG-2:
- a CDS encoding carboxypeptidase-like regulatory domain-containing protein, whose product MNSKFYFLTLFLPLFSISQTLKGKVIDKVTQQPIETASVYFDNTTIGTTTNKNGEFSITYTDAVQSALVFSYLGYQMVLVSDYRTKNNLTIELVEVNVALDEVYVEYDDGLTRRQKLRLFRKEFLGTSNFGKSCKILNEEELILKYDKKNKALYASSKVPVKLKNKALQYEIAFNIIDFEVNFLYVDLKTNAFTVNTVAYSGTSFYKNLKGSKKKKTIEYRESAYKGSVQHFMRSLFNHNIRVEDYAIFYKRFRVEEWDYFKVETVKDSDFKKVTLSDKVAILYNNKFQSGLELEIDEFFVDVYGNFTPVIGIYFSGVMGSQRLGDTLPSDYGL is encoded by the coding sequence ATGAACAGTAAATTTTATTTTCTTACACTTTTCTTACCCTTATTTTCTATTTCGCAGACCCTTAAAGGTAAAGTTATTGATAAAGTAACGCAACAACCCATTGAGACTGCATCTGTCTATTTTGATAATACAACTATTGGAACCACAACTAATAAAAATGGGGAGTTTTCAATTACTTATACTGATGCTGTACAATCAGCATTGGTGTTTTCTTATTTAGGCTATCAAATGGTTTTGGTTTCTGATTACAGAACTAAAAACAATCTAACTATTGAACTCGTTGAAGTAAATGTAGCCTTAGATGAAGTCTATGTAGAATACGATGATGGTTTAACACGAAGGCAAAAATTACGTTTATTTCGAAAAGAGTTTTTAGGCACTTCCAATTTTGGTAAATCTTGTAAAATATTAAACGAAGAAGAGTTAATACTAAAATATGACAAGAAAAATAAAGCCTTATATGCTAGTTCTAAAGTTCCGGTTAAGTTAAAGAATAAAGCATTACAGTACGAAATAGCTTTTAATATTATTGATTTTGAAGTTAACTTTCTATATGTTGATTTAAAAACAAATGCATTTACTGTTAATACAGTAGCTTATTCTGGGACTTCGTTTTATAAAAATTTAAAAGGCTCTAAAAAAAAGAAAACTATTGAGTATAGAGAATCAGCATATAAAGGTTCAGTTCAACATTTTATGCGCTCCCTGTTTAATCATAATATTAGAGTTGAAGATTATGCAATTTTCTACAAAAGATTTAGAGTAGAAGAATGGGATTATTTTAAGGTAGAAACTGTTAAAGATTCAGACTTTAAAAAGGTGACTTTAAGTGATAAAGTTGCCATTTTATATAACAACAAATTTCAGTCTGGATTAGAGTTAGAGATAGACGAATTTTTTGTTGATGTTTATGGTAACTTCACACCAGTAATTGGTATTTATTTTAGTGGAGTCATGGGAAGCCAACGCTTAGGAGATACTTTGCCTTCTGATTATGGGCTATAA
- a CDS encoding aspartate kinase, with translation MRVYKFGGASVKDAEGVKNLATVLKTTGYDKTLVVVSAMGKTTNAMELVIKNYFENKTELQSSIHEVIKYHNEILLDLFDNERHNVFGAVKVLFDELTTFFKVNKSPDYNYVYDQTIGFGELISTTIISHYLNEIGLKNNWIDVREFIKTDNYYRRSNVNWEQTQDIMSSNFDTSKLNITQGFLGSDANNFTTTLGREGSDYTAAIFGYCLNANSVTIWKDVPGVLNADPRYFENAQLLHQISYREAIELAFYGASVIHPKTLQPLQQKEIPLYVKSFLNPKADGTRVSKGKALEPETPCFIVKKNQTLISLSSLDFSYIMEENISEIFSLLHLYKMKVDVIQNSAISFSVCIDNLYNNLEKLLQHLKAKFNVTCYDNVSLYTIRHYNDVAIKELEKDKTVLLKQLAQGTVQIVTK, from the coding sequence ATGCGAGTTTACAAATTTGGTGGTGCGTCAGTAAAAGATGCCGAAGGTGTAAAAAATTTAGCAACAGTTTTAAAAACAACAGGATATGACAAAACCTTAGTTGTAGTTTCTGCAATGGGTAAAACGACCAATGCAATGGAATTAGTAATTAAAAATTACTTTGAAAATAAGACTGAATTACAAAGTTCAATTCATGAGGTAATTAAATATCATAATGAAATTCTATTAGATTTATTTGATAATGAACGTCATAATGTATTCGGAGCAGTAAAAGTACTTTTTGATGAATTAACAACATTCTTTAAAGTCAATAAATCTCCAGATTATAATTACGTTTATGACCAGACAATCGGTTTTGGTGAATTAATTTCCACTACAATTATTAGTCATTATCTTAATGAAATAGGTCTTAAAAATAATTGGATTGATGTAAGAGAGTTTATAAAAACGGATAATTATTACAGACGTTCTAATGTAAACTGGGAACAGACACAGGATATCATGTCATCAAACTTTGATACCTCTAAGCTTAATATCACTCAAGGATTTTTGGGTAGTGATGCTAATAACTTTACTACGACATTGGGTAGAGAAGGTAGTGATTATACAGCTGCAATTTTCGGGTATTGCTTAAATGCAAATAGTGTTACGATTTGGAAGGATGTACCAGGAGTATTAAACGCAGATCCTCGTTATTTTGAAAACGCTCAATTACTGCATCAAATCTCATACAGAGAAGCGATTGAGTTGGCATTTTATGGTGCTTCAGTAATTCATCCAAAAACACTTCAACCTTTACAGCAAAAAGAGATTCCACTGTATGTAAAGTCGTTTTTAAATCCTAAAGCAGATGGTACACGTGTAAGTAAGGGTAAAGCTTTAGAGCCAGAAACCCCCTGTTTTATAGTTAAGAAAAATCAAACTTTAATATCATTATCATCTCTTGATTTTTCATATATCATGGAAGAAAATATTAGTGAAATTTTTAGCCTGTTACACTTGTATAAAATGAAGGTTGATGTTATTCAAAACTCAGCAATTAGCTTTTCGGTTTGTATAGATAACTTATATAATAATCTTGAAAAATTGCTACAGCATCTTAAGGCAAAATTCAATGTAACATGTTATGATAATGTGAGTCTATATACTATTAGGCATTATAATGACGTTGCCATTAAAGAGCTAGAAAAAGATAAAACTGTATTGTTGAAGCAGTTAGCACAAGGAACGGTTCAAATAGTAACTAAATAA
- a CDS encoding VOC family protein codes for MKIRVTGIGGLFFKTKDPKASKDWYKKHLGFNTDDYGCTFWWKDKEGNDCSTQWSPFAEDTKYYEPSKKDFMFNYRVENLTELLETLKEEGVTIVGKMEEYDYGKFGWILDNDGNKIELWEPIDSAFL; via the coding sequence ATGAAAATACGAGTAACAGGAATAGGTGGTCTGTTTTTTAAAACTAAAGACCCAAAAGCATCAAAGGATTGGTACAAAAAACATTTGGGTTTTAATACAGATGATTATGGCTGTACATTTTGGTGGAAAGATAAAGAAGGGAATGATTGTTCTACACAATGGAGTCCGTTTGCCGAAGACACTAAATACTATGAGCCCTCTAAAAAAGACTTTATGTTTAATTACAGGGTTGAAAATTTAACAGAACTATTAGAAACTCTAAAAGAAGAAGGAGTAACAATTGTAGGTAAGATGGAAGAGTATGACTATGGTAAATTCGGTTGGATACTCGATAATGATGGCAATAAAATAGAACTCTGGGAACCTATAGACAGTGCTTTTCTATAA
- a CDS encoding NINE protein produces the protein MADDNKDLGDELNDMLDDAKGGAKRAGDKISQKASELADDAKELAGDAKEKAAEFAEDAKETANDFASGAKEVMDNKKVVAGVLGIILGWLGIHKFILGYNTEGIILLVLGILGFFTCGITSAISGLIGLIEGIIYLTKSDEEFVRTYQTGKKPWF, from the coding sequence ATGGCAGATGATAATAAAGACTTAGGAGATGAACTTAATGACATGCTAGATGATGCTAAAGGTGGAGCAAAAAGAGCAGGTGATAAAATAAGTCAAAAAGCAAGTGAATTAGCAGACGATGCTAAAGAGTTAGCAGGTGATGCAAAAGAAAAAGCTGCAGAATTTGCTGAAGATGCTAAAGAAACAGCAAATGATTTTGCTTCTGGAGCGAAAGAGGTTATGGATAACAAGAAAGTTGTAGCAGGTGTTCTTGGTATTATTCTTGGTTGGCTAGGTATTCATAAATTTATTTTAGGATATAATACAGAAGGCATAATTTTGTTAGTTCTCGGTATTTTAGGTTTCTTTACCTGTGGAATCACATCGGCTATTTCTGGATTAATCGGTTTAATTGAAGGAATTATTTATCTTACGAAATCGGATGAAGAGTTTGTTAGAACTTACCAAACAGGAAAAAAACCTTGGTTCTAA
- a CDS encoding GNAT family N-acetyltransferase gives MNQPRLATIEDMPRVLELINELAIFEKEPDAVEVTLSDLEKDGFGTNPKFVCFVLEVDASVEGIALVYRRYSTWKGEVLHLEDLIVSEKTRGKGLGTKLLDAVVKYAKEIGVKRVSWEVLDWNEPAIKFYESKGANVMRDWDVVQLDQNGIENYLKNI, from the coding sequence ATGAATCAACCAAGATTAGCTACTATAGAAGACATGCCAAGAGTATTAGAACTCATCAACGAATTGGCAATTTTTGAGAAAGAACCAGATGCGGTAGAAGTCACACTTTCTGATTTAGAAAAAGATGGTTTTGGCACTAATCCAAAATTTGTATGTTTTGTTCTAGAAGTTGATGCCAGTGTTGAAGGTATAGCTCTAGTTTACAGGAGATATTCGACTTGGAAAGGGGAAGTTTTACATCTAGAAGATCTTATTGTAAGTGAAAAAACTAGAGGAAAAGGCTTAGGAACAAAGCTTTTAGATGCTGTAGTAAAGTATGCAAAAGAGATTGGAGTTAAACGTGTGAGTTGGGAAGTTTTAGACTGGAATGAACCAGCTATAAAATTTTACGAAAGTAAAGGCGCTAATGTTATGCGAGATTGGGATGTAGTGCAGTTAGACCAAAACGGAATTGAAAATTATCTAAAAAATATATAA
- a CDS encoding fructose 1,6-bisphosphatase yields the protein MSFSELFESGFKKRNEDHFASIVRVAMSDGVITGEEHAFLDRLATRLDITESDYTTILKDYKSHPINPPTSYNVRLERLFDLARMVWADDIEGPKQHRLLEKLAVGLGFNPKNVKYIADKALALAHENVDVDEFTEEMKNMNQ from the coding sequence ATGTCATTTTCAGAATTATTCGAAAGCGGATTTAAAAAGCGCAATGAAGACCATTTTGCATCAATTGTAAGAGTAGCAATGAGCGATGGTGTTATTACAGGTGAAGAGCACGCATTTTTAGACCGTTTAGCGACGCGTTTAGATATTACAGAAAGCGATTATACAACGATATTAAAAGATTATAAAAGCCATCCAATTAATCCACCAACATCTTACAATGTGCGTTTAGAGCGTCTATTTGATTTGGCAAGAATGGTTTGGGCTGATGATATTGAAGGACCTAAGCAGCATAGATTGTTAGAAAAGTTAGCAGTTGGTCTAGGATTTAATCCTAAAAATGTAAAATATATTGCAGATAAAGCATTGGCACTAGCTCATGAAAATGTAGATGTTGATGAGTTTACAGAAGAAATGAAAAATATGAATCAGTAG
- a CDS encoding DUF4199 domain-containing protein — MKNTIVKYGVYAFITASVLFLAGFLIGKQIDLDFSTMAVFGYATMVISLIFVYFGIKHFRDHINEGKVSLGKALIIGLLISLFSAIGFAIVDYIYTTSINPDFAVEYKDNAMTQLTEANLTAKELKIKVDELKASMGMMESSSFMAFIMFGTVMIIGFIISLISGLILQRK; from the coding sequence ATGAAAAACACAATTGTAAAATATGGCGTTTACGCTTTTATCACAGCTTCTGTTTTATTCTTAGCAGGCTTCTTAATCGGTAAGCAAATAGACCTAGATTTTAGTACTATGGCTGTCTTTGGATATGCCACAATGGTAATATCTTTAATATTTGTTTATTTTGGGATTAAACACTTTAGAGACCATATTAATGAGGGTAAAGTATCCTTAGGAAAAGCTTTAATTATTGGATTACTTATTTCACTATTCTCAGCCATTGGATTTGCTATAGTAGATTACATATATACCACATCTATAAATCCAGATTTTGCTGTTGAATATAAAGATAATGCAATGACCCAACTGACTGAGGCCAACCTTACAGCTAAAGAACTTAAAATTAAAGTAGACGAACTTAAAGCTTCTATGGGAATGATGGAAAGTTCTTCCTTTATGGCATTCATCATGTTCGGAACCGTTATGATTATTGGATTTATTATATCTTTAATATCTGGATTAATCCTTCAACGAAAATAA
- the fbp gene encoding class 1 fructose-bisphosphatase, with protein MSNSNLNQTLGEFIIENQTSFKYTSGELSRLINSIRLAAKVVNHEVNKAGLVDITGAAGDTNIQGEDQQKLDVYANDKFIQTMTKRNIVCGIASEEEDDFIAINSQDENNQNKYVVLIDPLDGSSNIDVNVSVGTIFSVFRRVTPVGTPVTIDDFLQKGNEQVAAGYVVYGTSTMLVYTTGDGVNGFTLNPAIGTFYLSHPNMQFPEDGKIYSVNEGNYIHFPKGIKNYIKYCQMEEGDRPYTSRYIGSLVSDFHRNMIKGGIYMYPKSSKANNGKLRLLYECNPMAFLAEQANGKASNGFIRIMDVEPKELHQRVPFICGSRNMVEKAEEFMRNAKLKKANRNVRFF; from the coding sequence ATGTCTAATTCAAATCTCAACCAAACTCTTGGTGAATTTATAATTGAAAATCAAACTTCTTTTAAATATACCTCAGGGGAACTCTCTAGACTTATTAATTCAATTCGGTTAGCGGCCAAAGTTGTAAACCATGAGGTTAATAAAGCAGGCTTAGTAGATATTACTGGAGCTGCAGGCGATACTAATATTCAAGGTGAAGATCAACAAAAGTTAGATGTCTATGCTAACGATAAATTTATTCAAACCATGACAAAACGTAATATTGTTTGTGGTATCGCTAGTGAAGAGGAAGATGATTTCATAGCTATTAATAGTCAGGATGAAAACAATCAAAACAAGTATGTCGTTTTAATAGATCCTTTAGATGGTTCATCTAATATCGATGTAAATGTTTCTGTTGGTACTATCTTTTCTGTTTTTAGAAGAGTAACTCCTGTAGGAACTCCTGTAACAATTGATGATTTTTTACAAAAAGGAAATGAGCAAGTTGCTGCTGGATATGTTGTTTATGGTACGTCAACCATGCTGGTATATACTACTGGTGATGGTGTAAACGGTTTTACATTGAATCCTGCAATTGGAACATTTTATTTATCGCATCCTAACATGCAATTCCCTGAAGATGGTAAAATCTATTCTGTGAATGAGGGTAATTATATTCACTTTCCAAAAGGCATCAAAAATTATATAAAATATTGCCAGATGGAAGAAGGTGATAGGCCTTACACTTCTAGATATATTGGTTCTCTAGTATCAGATTTTCATAGAAATATGATAAAGGGTGGTATTTATATGTACCCTAAAAGCTCTAAAGCAAATAATGGAAAATTGAGATTACTTTACGAATGTAATCCAATGGCGTTTTTAGCAGAACAGGCCAATGGAAAAGCAAGTAATGGCTTTATACGTATTATGGATGTAGAGCCAAAGGAACTTCACCAACGTGTACCTTTTATTTGTGGCAGTAGAAATATGGTTGAGAAAGCTGAAGAATTTATGCGTAATGCAAAATTAAAAAAAGCGAACAGAAATGTTCGCTTTTTTTAA
- a CDS encoding GNAT family N-acyltransferase — MGKSSEIGLVTAKEVAKAIHADKYGFIGTFFGWILMKVLKISSINKIYKRNKHLSDLDFLNALLDDFQIKFEIPEEDLKRLPKEGPYITISNHPLGGIDGILLLKLMIEQRSDFKIIANFLLHRIEPLKPYIMPVNPFEDRKDVKSSITGFKNAIMHLRDGHPLGVFPAGEVSTYKDGKLVVDKEWEEAAMKLIQKAEVPVVPIYFHAKNSRLFYRLSKLSDTLRTAKLPSELLTQKRRVIKVRVGKPISVKNQKEHPSLPDFTDFLRRKTYMLSKTFEDKPKILDNIQSQLKVPKPPKNIVTPIDSEVMMAEVEALKEKNCKLLTSKNYEVYLAEAKAMPNILREVGRLREITFREVGEGTNEAIDLDTFDTYYHHMFLWDNEKNVIAGAYRMGLGSKIFERYGIDGFYLQDLFRFEPELHKMMSQSIEMGRAFIIKEYQQKPMPLFLLWKGIVHTTLRYPEHKFLIGGVSISNQFSNFSKSLMIEFMKSHYYDPYVAQYVHPKKEFKVKLKDADKDFVFDATEADLNKFDKIIDEVEPGALRLPVLLKKYIKQNARLVGFNVDPLFNNAVDGLMYIKIADLPESTVRPVMEEFQAELERKFMDSHEQ, encoded by the coding sequence ATGGGGAAATCATCTGAAATCGGATTAGTAACCGCTAAAGAAGTCGCAAAGGCAATCCATGCCGACAAGTACGGCTTTATAGGTACTTTTTTCGGTTGGATATTGATGAAGGTTCTCAAAATTTCTTCAATAAATAAAATATATAAACGCAACAAACACTTATCTGATTTAGATTTTTTGAATGCGTTATTAGATGATTTTCAAATTAAATTTGAAATCCCAGAAGAAGACTTAAAACGTTTGCCTAAAGAAGGACCATATATTACAATTTCTAATCACCCATTAGGTGGTATTGATGGAATTTTGTTACTAAAATTAATGATAGAGCAGCGCAGTGATTTTAAGATTATTGCTAATTTTCTTCTGCATCGTATAGAACCTTTAAAACCTTATATAATGCCTGTGAATCCTTTTGAAGATAGAAAGGATGTAAAGAGTAGTATTACGGGTTTTAAAAATGCAATTATGCATTTAAGAGATGGACATCCTCTTGGAGTTTTTCCGGCTGGTGAAGTCTCAACATACAAGGACGGAAAACTAGTTGTAGATAAAGAATGGGAAGAAGCAGCTATGAAGTTAATTCAGAAAGCAGAGGTTCCTGTTGTACCTATTTATTTCCATGCTAAAAATAGCCGTTTGTTTTATAGACTTTCTAAGTTAAGTGATACACTGAGAACGGCAAAATTACCATCCGAATTATTAACTCAAAAACGTCGTGTAATTAAGGTCAGAGTTGGTAAACCTATTTCTGTGAAAAACCAGAAAGAACATCCAAGTCTTCCGGATTTTACAGATTTTTTAAGACGAAAAACATATATGTTGTCTAAAACTTTTGAGGATAAGCCAAAAATTTTAGACAATATACAATCACAGTTAAAAGTTCCGAAACCTCCAAAGAATATTGTTACTCCAATTGACTCTGAAGTTATGATGGCTGAGGTGGAAGCTTTAAAAGAAAAAAACTGTAAACTTCTAACTAGTAAAAATTACGAGGTGTATTTAGCTGAGGCTAAAGCGATGCCAAATATTTTAAGAGAAGTTGGGAGACTGAGAGAGATAACATTTAGAGAAGTTGGTGAAGGCACTAATGAAGCTATTGATTTAGACACCTTTGACACGTATTATCACCATATGTTTTTATGGGATAATGAAAAAAATGTGATTGCAGGAGCATACAGAATGGGCTTAGGATCAAAGATTTTTGAACGTTATGGTATAGATGGTTTTTATCTACAAGATTTATTTAGGTTTGAGCCAGAGCTTCATAAAATGATGAGTCAATCTATTGAAATGGGTCGTGCTTTTATCATTAAAGAATATCAGCAAAAACCAATGCCATTATTTTTACTTTGGAAAGGAATTGTGCATACTACATTGCGTTATCCAGAGCATAAGTTCTTAATTGGAGGTGTTAGTATAAGTAACCAGTTTTCAAACTTTTCTAAGAGTTTAATGATTGAGTTTATGAAATCACATTACTATGATCCATATGTAGCGCAATATGTGCACCCTAAGAAAGAGTTTAAAGTAAAACTAAAAGATGCTGACAAGGATTTTGTATTTGATGCCACTGAAGCAGATTTAAATAAGTTCGATAAGATTATAGATGAGGTAGAACCAGGTGCATTACGACTTCCTGTACTACTCAAAAAGTACATTAAGCAGAATGCTAGACTTGTAGGGTTTAATGTAGATCCACTATTTAATAATGCAGTAGATGGCTTAATGTATATAAAAATTGCTGACCTTCCTGAAAGTACTGTAAGACCTGTAATGGAAGAGTTTCAGGCTGAACTAGAACGTAAATTCATGGATAGCCATGAACAGTAA
- a CDS encoding response regulator transcription factor encodes MFFLIKKSLQQSVKPIYEIDHQKIKELDISNREYEVLQKIAEGLSNKEIAESLFLSESTIKTHVSNLLVKLDAKRRTQAITKAKSFQIL; translated from the coding sequence GTGTTTTTCTTAATAAAAAAAAGCCTACAGCAATCTGTAAAACCAATTTATGAGATTGACCATCAAAAAATAAAAGAACTAGATATTAGCAATCGCGAGTACGAGGTTTTACAAAAAATTGCTGAAGGTTTATCGAATAAAGAAATTGCCGAAAGTTTATTCTTATCCGAAAGCACTATTAAAACTCATGTTTCTAATTTACTAGTTAAGCTCGATGCTAAACGAAGAACACAAGCTATCACAAAGGCAAAATCGTTTCAAATCCTTTAA